Proteins encoded in a region of the Streptomyces sp. NBC_01471 genome:
- a CDS encoding dienelactone hydrolase family protein, translating into MHFTSEQHLDDGVIERTFTLDEIPGILWTPGSATASAPAPLILLGHPPLGLRTMYPRLAGRARHSAAEGFATATIELPGSGDRPRLPAVDQARAALRRAMGAGEPVSDEIIDALILPLVDKAVPEWRAALDALLSLPGIGGPVGYSGGVISIGIRLAVVEPRIAAAGLFAGSFVPRSMFEEARQVTIPLHVLLQWDDEGNDRQAALDLFDAFGSKEKSLHAHMGGHTGVPQFAGAAAAQFFTRHLK; encoded by the coding sequence GTGCACTTCACCTCTGAACAGCATCTCGACGACGGTGTCATCGAGCGCACCTTCACCCTCGACGAGATCCCCGGCATCCTGTGGACGCCCGGATCCGCGACCGCGTCCGCACCGGCGCCGCTGATCCTGCTCGGCCACCCCCCACTCGGACTGCGCACGATGTACCCCCGGCTGGCGGGGCGGGCCCGGCACTCCGCGGCGGAGGGCTTCGCCACGGCCACCATCGAGCTCCCGGGAAGCGGCGACCGGCCCCGTCTGCCCGCCGTCGACCAGGCCCGCGCCGCCCTGCGCCGGGCGATGGGAGCCGGCGAACCGGTCAGCGACGAGATCATCGACGCCCTCATCCTCCCGCTGGTCGACAAGGCGGTCCCGGAATGGCGGGCCGCGCTGGACGCCCTTCTTTCCCTGCCCGGGATCGGCGGACCGGTCGGGTACTCGGGGGGAGTGATCTCCATCGGAATCCGGCTTGCGGTCGTCGAGCCGCGCATCGCGGCCGCCGGACTCTTCGCCGGGAGTTTCGTGCCTCGCTCCATGTTCGAGGAGGCCCGCCAGGTCACCATTCCGCTGCATGTCCTGCTGCAGTGGGACGACGAGGGGAACGACCGGCAGGCGGCCCTTGACCTGTTCGACGCCTTCGGCTCCAAGGAGAAATCCCTGCACGCCCATATGGGCGGACACACCGGCGTCCCGCAGTTCGCGGGGGCCGCCGCGGCCCAGTTCTTCACCCGGCACCTGAAGTGA
- a CDS encoding class I SAM-dependent methyltransferase, whose translation MVEHDTFSATREAYDAAAPAYAQLFRDTLRDSPLDRAVLGAFAESVRASGNGQVADLGCGPGHITAHVHELGLTARGVDASPAMIGLARQAYPGLRFDVGSMAALDIADGALGGVLSRWSVIHTPPPELPYVLTEFHRVLAPGGHLLIGFSASDDASHPTQVFDHTVAPAYRWSPDHLAAKLRESGLTEVARLVREPQPTDRRQFQEVHLLARKDGRPR comes from the coding sequence ATGGTCGAACACGACACCTTCAGCGCCACCCGCGAGGCCTACGACGCTGCCGCCCCCGCCTATGCGCAGCTGTTCCGCGACACGCTGCGTGACAGCCCCCTGGACCGCGCCGTCCTGGGCGCCTTCGCCGAGTCCGTCCGTGCGAGTGGGAACGGTCAGGTCGCGGACCTGGGGTGTGGACCCGGCCACATCACCGCCCATGTGCATGAGTTGGGGCTGACGGCGCGTGGCGTCGATGCCTCTCCCGCGATGATCGGGTTGGCCCGCCAGGCCTATCCGGGCCTGCGGTTCGACGTGGGCTCGATGGCAGCGCTGGACATCGCTGACGGCGCGCTGGGCGGCGTACTCTCACGGTGGTCCGTCATCCACACTCCCCCACCAGAACTCCCTTACGTCTTGACGGAGTTCCACCGTGTGCTGGCACCCGGCGGTCACCTTCTGATCGGCTTTTCGGCCAGCGATGACGCGTCCCACCCGACGCAGGTCTTCGACCACACGGTCGCGCCGGCCTACCGGTGGTCGCCGGACCACCTCGCCGCGAAGCTGCGCGAGTCCGGGCTGACCGAGGTGGCCCGGCTGGTTCGCGAGCCCCAGCCCACCGACCGGCGGCAGTTCCAGGAGGTTCACCTGCTCGCCCGCAAGGACGGCCGGCCCCGCTGA
- a CDS encoding metallophosphoesterase family protein codes for MPKNVAVLSDIHGVLPALEAVLAEPDVRAADRIVLTGDIAAGPQPAEVIDLLAGLGDRAVWISGNADRELLEYRRGERDSIPDPIAPWAAGQLRDDHLDLLSRLPGSLPLPVDGLGSVLFCHATPRDDEEVVLVDSPLDRWKDVFGGVDPAIRTVVCGHTHMPFVRLAHGRLVINPGSVGMPYGRSGAHWALLGPGAELRTTAFDIPAAVSRVCRESSYPGITEWADYFLHARATDAEALDTFRPTPGNRG; via the coding sequence ATGCCGAAGAACGTAGCCGTCCTGTCCGACATCCACGGAGTCCTGCCCGCCCTGGAGGCCGTGCTCGCCGAGCCCGACGTGCGGGCCGCGGACCGCATCGTGCTGACCGGCGACATCGCCGCAGGCCCCCAACCGGCCGAGGTGATCGACCTGTTGGCCGGCCTCGGCGACCGGGCCGTCTGGATCAGCGGCAACGCCGACCGCGAACTCCTCGAATACCGCCGCGGCGAGCGCGACTCGATTCCGGACCCGATCGCCCCCTGGGCGGCCGGGCAGTTGCGCGACGACCACCTCGACCTCCTCAGCAGGCTGCCGGGCTCGCTCCCCCTGCCGGTGGACGGCCTGGGGTCCGTGCTGTTCTGCCATGCCACTCCCCGGGACGACGAAGAGGTCGTCCTGGTCGACTCGCCCCTCGACCGGTGGAAGGACGTGTTCGGCGGAGTCGACCCCGCCATCCGTACGGTGGTCTGCGGCCACACCCATATGCCGTTCGTCCGGCTGGCCCACGGCCGGCTGGTGATCAACCCCGGGAGCGTCGGCATGCCGTACGGCAGGAGCGGCGCCCACTGGGCCCTGCTGGGGCCCGGAGCCGAACTGCGCACCACGGCGTTCGACATCCCGGCCGCTGTCTCCCGGGTCTGCCGGGAATCCTCCTACCCCGGCATCACGGAGTGGGCGGACTACTTCCTGCACGCGCGCGCCACCGACGCCGAAGCGCTCGACACGTTCAGGCCAACACCGGGGAACCGGGGTTGA
- a CDS encoding helix-turn-helix domain-containing protein, giving the protein MTAETSQTLDRGLRVLKLLADTDHGLTVTELSNKLGVNRTVVYRLLATLEQHTLVRRDLGGRARVGLGVLRLGRQVHPLVREAALPALRSLAEDIGATAHLTLVDGSDALAVAVVEPTWTDYHVAYRAGFRHPLDRGAAGRAILASRQGLPDGPGYTLTHGELEAGASGAAAPLVGVTGVEGSVGVVMLADSIPERVGPRVVEAAREVAEALR; this is encoded by the coding sequence GTGACCGCCGAGACTTCTCAGACGCTCGACAGGGGACTCCGCGTCCTCAAACTGCTTGCAGACACCGACCACGGGCTCACCGTCACCGAGTTGTCCAACAAACTCGGGGTCAACCGCACCGTGGTCTACCGACTGCTCGCCACATTGGAACAGCACACCCTGGTCCGCCGCGACCTGGGGGGCCGTGCCCGGGTCGGGCTCGGTGTGCTGCGCCTGGGCCGACAGGTGCACCCGCTCGTCAGGGAGGCGGCGCTGCCCGCGCTCCGCTCGCTCGCCGAGGACATCGGCGCGACGGCCCACCTCACCCTGGTCGACGGTTCGGACGCGCTCGCCGTCGCGGTGGTCGAACCGACGTGGACGGACTACCACGTGGCGTACCGGGCGGGCTTCCGCCACCCGCTGGACCGGGGCGCCGCCGGGCGCGCGATCCTCGCCTCCCGGCAGGGGCTGCCCGACGGGCCCGGCTACACGCTCACCCACGGCGAACTGGAGGCGGGCGCGAGTGGCGCCGCCGCGCCGCTGGTCGGGGTGACCGGCGTGGAGGGGAGCGTGGGGGTGGTGATGCTCGCCGACTCCATACCGGAGCGGGTGGGGCCGCGTGTGGTCGAGGCGGCACGGGAGGTCGCGGAGGCACTGCGGTGA